From Pongo pygmaeus isolate AG05252 chromosome 1, NHGRI_mPonPyg2-v2.0_pri, whole genome shotgun sequence, one genomic window encodes:
- the TACSTD2 gene encoding tumor-associated calcium signal transducer 2: MARGPGLAPPPLRLPLLLLVLAAVTGHTAAQDNCTCPTNKMTVCSPDGPGGRCQCRVLGSGVAVDCSTLTSKCLLLKARMSAPKNARTLVRPSEHALVDNDGLYDPDCDPEGRFKARQCNQTSVCWCVNSVGVRRTDKGDLSLRCDELVRTHHILIDLRHRPTAGAFNHSDLDAELRRLFRERYRLHPKFVAAVHYEQPTIQIELRQNTSQKAAGDVDIGDAAYYFERDVKGESLFQGRGGLDLRVRGEPLQVERTLIYYLDEIPPKFSMKRLTAGLIAVIVVVVVALVAGMAVLVITNRRKSGKYKKVEIKELGELRKEPSL, translated from the coding sequence ATGGCTCGGGGCCCCGGCCTCGCGCCGCCACCGCTGCggctgccgctgctgctgctggtgctggcGGCGGTGACCGGCCACACGGCCGCGCAGGACAACTGCACGTGTCCCACCAACAAGATGACCGTGTGCAGCCCCGACGGCCCCGGCGGCCGCTGCCAGTGCCGCGTGCTGGGCTCGGGCGTGGCGGTCGACTGCTCCACGCTGACCTCCAAGTGTCTGCTGCTCAAGGCGCGCATGAGCGCCCCCAAGAACGCCCGCACGCTGGTGCGGCCGAGTGAGCACGCGCTCGTGGACAACGATGGCCTCTACGACCCCGACTGCGACCCCGAGGGCCGCTTCAAGGCGCGCCAGTGCAACCAGACGTCGGTGTGCTGGTGCGTGAACTCGGTGGGCGTGCGCCGCACGGACAAGGGCGACCTGAGCCTGCGCTGCGATGAGCTGGTGCGCACCCACCACATCCTCATTGACCTGCGCCACCGCCCCACCGCCGGCGCCTTCAACCACTCGGACCTGGACGCCGAGCTGAGGCGGCTCTTCCGCGAGCGCTATCGGCTGCACCCGAAGTTCGTGGCGGCCGTGCACTACGAGCAGCCCACCATCCAGATCGAGCTGCGGCAGAACACGTCGCAGAAGGCCGCCGGTGACGTGGATATCGGCGATGCCGCCTACTACTTCGAGAGGGACGTCAAGGGAGAGTCTCTATTCCAGGGCCGCGGCGGCCTGGACTTGCGCGTGCGCGGAGAACCCCTGCAGGTGGAGCGCACGCTCATCTATTACCTGGACGAGATCCCCCCGAAGTTCTCCATGAAGCGCCTCACCGCCGGCCTCATCGCCGTCATCGTGGTGGTCGTGGTGGCCCTCGTCGCCGGCATGGCCGTCCTGGTGATCACCAACCGGAGAAAGTCGGGGAAGTACAAGAAGGTGGAGATCAAGGAACTGGGGGAGTTGAGAAAGGAACCGAGTTTGTAG